CACCAATTAGATcaaatttgtgttttatttaacCATTTACATAATTTAGATGTGCAAAAAGCTAGTAGATTATGAGTATCACttatgcattatttttttaatgaaaccTTATTAGGTGAGTATAGTGATTTAGTAGATCTGGTGCATTTATATAGAAtgaaaaacacaaattagatcaaatttgtattttatttaatcatttactTAAATTAGACGTGCAAAAAGCTAGTAGATCATGAGTATCACTTTtatgcattattatttttaataaaacctGATTAGGTGAGTATAatgatttagtatgaaaaacacaaatttgtgTTTTACTTAACCATTTACCTAAATTAGACGTGCAAAAAGCTAGACGTGCAAAATGCTAGTAGATCATGAGTATCACTTTTAtgcattatttcttttaatgaaacCTGATTAGATGAGTATAATGATTTAGTAGAATCTGGTGCATTTATATAGAAtgaaaaacacaaattagatcaaatttgtgttttatttaacCATTTACATAATTTAGATGTGCAAAAAGCTAGTAGATTATGAGTATCACttttatgcattatttttttaatgaaaccTTATTAGGTGAGTATAATGATTTAGTAGATCTGATGCATTTATATAGAAtgaaaaacacaaattagatcaaatttgtgttttatttaaccatttacttaattagacgtgaaaaaaaaaactagacgTGCAAAAAGACGTGCAAAAAACTAGTAGATCATGAGTATCACttttatgcattattttttttaatgaaaccTGATTAGGTGAGtataatgatttaatatatagaatgaaaaaatagaacttATAATTACAGACATATGAAAACGACGAAATGAGACGTTATATATCTCAAATGCCACATATATGATGAAGCTTTGAAAGAGATTGGCTGAGAAGAGACCGTAACGTGATGGAGATTAAATTTACTTGCACAAAATGCATTGCATTGTTTGATGACACTAGAATCTATTGCAGATGACATGTTGCATGAAATACTGAGCCCACTCACAAATGTCAAGGACCTGGCATTTGTGAATTGTGTATCACGAAAGTTGTACACAATAAGTGAAGAGCTACTTATTAATACCCAACTGATGGAGAACCTCGCAATGTCGAGGCATACTTAACAAGGGGATTTGCCAGAACAAATTTTGGCAATTCAGGAGGGTCTAAGGATAGTCGATCCAACCATTGGGGAACCACAGTGGGTTGGATATGCAAGGCTATATGAGACAAATGAAGATGTCTCAAATGCCAGGGCAGTTTTTGAAGAGGCTGTGCAGGCCAACTTCAGTAACGTGGATCATCTTGTTACCATATGGTGTGAGCAGCAGAGATGGCGATACGACAAAGAAGATTCAAGATCACACTCAACCTAATAAAACATGCTACGAAGGAGCCATCTGCCAAGACTGATAGAGGTACAAATCTTTATAAAGTTATGTTGTTTCTATCTTTTctacaatattatataaagagaaaattgCCTAAAAAGTCACAAACTTTTTGgaaagtttgttttttcccacaaactaCAAAAGTTGCACCTAaagtcacgaactttatcGGACCGTGCAAATTTCCAAACTACCGATCTGACGAcatatttccgttaaaaacttaTCCCACGTGGCATGCCAGAGGCGTGACTTGGTAAAATTTTTGATTGGGCACAAAACGACGTtgttttatgcttttttttattgaatcttCTTTACACGTCGCCGATTTCATCCCTAAACCGTTTGTTGACGATTTCACCCTTGTCGATTACGTTTTCCGTCGATTGAATTGGGGTTGCGCTTTTGAAATCAGCCAAAAAGAGGTTATATTACCTGAGTTTAGGGTTAAGCCAGAAATTTTGCCCAAGTCATGCATTCGACATGCCACGTGGGATAAGTTTTTAACGAAAATATGCCGCCGGGTCGGATAGTTTGAGAAATTTGCACGACcggataaagttcgtgattttAGGCGcaacttttataatttgtggGAAAACCAAACTTTCCCcgaaatttgtaattttttaggCAATTTacccttatatatatatatatgcacacACCGTATTGCTACTAGAAGTCAAGACATTTGGGATTAGACttgtaaataaattcataaccGTTCGAGCACAACCAATAACCATCCAAACCAGTGACGAAACCAGGAATTTTACGTTGGGGGGCCcaaattttcgatatttttcaatgttAGTTTTGCCGAAAAATGCTACAGCATAGCGATATGGAGttgcaaaaaatatagaaaaataagaagaaagaaagagcagagggtgtgtaataaatgataaataaatttgtcaaataatattttataagaataaaaagattagatttaaaaatataactatattatactcctttgacattgaaataaaaattagaggTTAGTGAGTTTCAAACTTAGGCCACAAAGCTGACAGACCAACTCTTAAACCAAGTAAGCTAAGACTCTATCAGATATTTAATgtctaaataatactactaatactataataatacGTATTGTTGAGGGGCCTATGGGCTCCCCAGGTCCCAGTGTGCCTTCGTCCCTGATCCAAACCCACTTTACTTGTTTGTATGAGTGCATTTATATAAGTAActtgtaaaaattaaacttattttaaaactgAGAATTCATAAAATCTGAACAAATCGTTAATAAGGTTGACAAATACAAATAGCTGGGTTATAGACGATTAATTTTTGAGGATACTGTGACATTTTCTGATAATAATTAAGCAATAGCAAAGGCGACAGATAGTACAACGTTATTATCTTAGGAGGTGTTCAGTtggcaagactaaatctcatgattaaatatgtattatgtttggttcataagattgaccTCCTCCACtaatagtctcatgataattagtcatagcctcctccatccaactaaaataatcccacaacttatttctagatggatagtctcatggtTATTAGTCATGGTAACCGAACGCCACCTTAGTGAACAGTGTGAACACCTCAATAAAATGAGGCTGCTTTCAGTGCTAAAACAATAGGCTTCCTTGATTTGAATTGATGGCTTCTAATTATGCTATCTTGTTCATCACATTAGCCCTGCTCAACTCCATTTTCGTAGATCCTTGGCATTCGACCCTCGCCCCCTTCGAGATTTTTCGTTGCAACTCCCACGGGACTCGGTAACTACTTTTTTAGTTCttataattgattattttatgaCTCTATAGCtactgcaattttttttacggACTCTAATGTTTCACATTAGTAATTGTAAAATTTAGAGAAGCtctctctcaatctctctTAATAAGCTAGTATTTTTAGATAAGTTGTCTTATTTATTGGTGCTTTCGTTGAGAGGTCCAATGACTCGGAGTGTGGCCAGGCTAAGAATCCAGCCATAACAAAGTAGATGTTTGGGAGGATCTCTCTCCAAACAATTCTCCAATTTAATTGGTCTGTAATCTAATGTCGACTTTATTATTTGGTCTAATCTCTAATGtctaatttataaatcaaataggATCTTTATTTTGGGACGTAGtcacttactccctccgtcccggataattcgggtcattTTGAacgggcacggattttaagaattgtaatgaaaagtgagtagaaatgagttagtggaatatgagatccactaccaaaaatggtaaaagtaaaatggaacgaattatgtgggacgggcctaaatggaaaactggaacgaattatctgggatggagggagtatttgatatgcAATACAATATTCCAATCTAATGTCTAGTGTACAGATAAAATGGATATGTCTCTCTTTCCAATTTGGTCTGTAATTAAATGTCTGATTTTTATTACCCCTACATAATGTGTAATCTGATGTCACACATAAGTTGtcgcaaataaacaaatttacgGATTTTTTCCAACTAACTTCTTTGGTTTTGGTCTCATGTTTCTATAGTAATGTAGTACTCCACTAATGTGATATTAATTCtcttaatatttcattgaatttGAATGCTTTTTCTACATATGTATAGTGACGGATAAAGGAAACGAACCAGTGCAAATGACGCTTTACAAATCCACAAATCATCATAAAATATGCATAGCTTCTTCAAGTAATTACTTAGTAGTACTGTActaattatagtagtagtagggGTATTTGCCAACTAGTGAACTagacctatatatatagacataaCTAACTCTATTAATTGTTTCATTCATTGTCCAGGAACACAACTACATTGAAGAGTCATTTAAAGTTTATGAGAGAGGTGTGACAATCTTCAAGTACCCAGATGTGAAGGATATTTGGGTGACCTATATTTCCAAATTTGTTGCATATCTATCCAAATTTGGTGAGAAATATAGAGGAATTAAGATGGAACGAGGTCGAGATATATTCGAGCGGGCTATTGTAGATGCTCCTGCAGAATTAGTGAAGCCTCTGTATCTTGAATATGCAAAGATGGAGGAAGACTATGGTCTTGCATATAGAATAATGGCGGTGTATGACAAGGCCACAAAAGCTGTCCCACCTAATGAGAAATTGGGAATGTACACAACATATATTATCAAGGCAGCTCAAATGTATGGCATAACAAAGACTAGGGTGATCTTCGAGCAAGCCATCAACGGATCAGAGCTTGCGGACGAGGATGTGAAGGTCATGTGTTTGAGATACGCGCGACTTGAGGAGAGTCTCGGGGAGATTGATCGTGGTCGTGCATTGTACAAGCATGCGTCGCAGTTTGCTGATCCGAGATTTGATCGTGAGGTGTGGAACAAGTGGGGTGAGTTTGAAGTGGTGCATGGGAATGAGGATACGGTCCTGGAGATGGTCCGGGTCGAGAGAAGTGTTTCGGCTAGCTATAGTCAACGCCTATGGTGCTTTGGAGAGAATCAAACTAATgagaatcaattaaaacaatagtagtactattttttattggaCATTGATCATATATATTTCTACTGGCCTTGTTGATTATTCATTCACCTACTATTGATTCTTCTTAATTTGAACTCATGGAGATCCATCTTTGCATTCATGAAATGGAACTTTTTTGGcccaaatttatatttttcatgcGATTTGCTCTAAGTATGTATTGATGCCCACTATTCTTTtctaattataatatcaattGGTGTTGTTCGCGATTTCGATTAATATTCTATCGCATAACACTTTTATGTCAATGAGACTAAATAGAACAAATCTATGATGgcataaatagtaaatttcgttcaattaaaaatgtttaatttctttttatgtggAATAATTGTCACGTTAATAGGGCTATGTTACAATATTTCACGTATTGGGCTGAAGCAGAAAGAAAGGATTTCTGGTTTGCTGATTTTGTTTACAGATTGATCGGAGGCATCTGTGTATGCCTCGTTTAGGTTTAGATACCGGAGATCAAGACTTGATCGAGATCATTGATCTTGCTGAGTGCACGCGATCAAGACTTGATCAATTATTCAGGTGGATTGATATGTGTTTTTGGTTCGGGAAAAAAAGGGAACGTTTCACCATTCGAGTTTCATAGCAGATGGTGCACGAGTCTAGTAGCTGGAGGGCTCGTTGCAGAACGTGGAAAGCTCAATGTTTGATGCAACAATATGATGACTAActagctatatatatatatcagtAATCTTCAAGAGAGTATACTGATGATGTACCTTTTTCAGTCTGTATCAGCCAACAGACGAGAGCCTCGTCATCTTCTTCTCGTTCCTGCAGAACAGTGGCGATAAACTCGAGCACGTTAAGGTAAAATTTCTACACAGCTAAGTCCTATGAATCtcctataaataaaatagccTCTGAGGTATCCCACCTCTTCCATTTTAGGCAGGTGATTAAGTTTCTCTACAGAGAATCAGCACAGCAACGACGCCGAATACTTAGTCGATGAGTAAGGTGAACTCTGAAACAGATATCCAGACACAAGGATGGGAGTACCTGAGAGTGAAACACTGCAAAACTGCCATGACCAGGCTATAAAAGCTTCGTCTGCATTGCTGATTAGGATCACCTTATCAAAATAACTGTTGAAGGGTGAAGAGCACAAATTGATACCATAAAAACACCATCACCATTGTCTCCAATCCactatttcaatttcttaaataaaagataaacatCTCTCTTGTGATACAAGAAGGAAAAGCACATTACACGGTGAAGCAGAAGCAGCGTGCAAGAAGTTATTAGGGATTACATATGTCGAATACAACAGACCATATCTTTGCTTCCATATAGTACTTAAGAATCTAGTAAGGCAGAGTTACAATTTTATGCTGCAGCAACAGTCTCCGAAGGCTTTATCTCTGGCTCAGCAACTGGTGCCTCAGCTGCTGGCGCCTCGGCCTCTGCTGCCTTGGCAGCTGGCGCCTCCGCTGGTGGAGCTTCCCAGAAGGCAGTCGCCTTGCCAGTCTTCGAAACAGTCTGGAGAACTACATCAGGCTGGACATTGCCTTTCACGGTCACCTTCTGCTGCTCGAGATCAATGTCGTATGACTCAACACCTGCAGAGTTCAAATAACACTTCATCTCTCAATAGCATACTTGCAAGAGAACATAAGCTGCTTAATGAAACATAACATTCAATGCACAAAAACTGCATACTAACTAAAAAATCATGGatgcagaaaaaaaatacccAAATCAGAAAGAGAAGAGTTGATGATATTGATTCTTGAAACAAGCACAAATAAGTATTGGACTAAAAAACATATACATAAACATGATGATCTTATTAGAGCTATGGATGTATAGAGAAGTTGACAAACCATCCAACTTTCCAAGAACCCTCTTAACAGCTCCCACACAGCCTTGGCATGACATGCCAACCTTCAGCTCCACAGTCTGCAATAGGATCAAAACATAGAAATACTCAGCAATAAATTTCAAGAAACTTAAATGTGAACTTAGTGTTTCACCAATCTAGCTCATAATTTGATAACCTAATTTCAGCAAGAATCAACAAAATGATCAGAACAAGAttcaaaatcaagaacaaaacaacATGATTTTTCCACAAATAGCAGATCCAATGCATGTTTGGCCCCAAATTGATGCTTTTCAGCATTCTTCTAGCATAGGATGCAAAACCCCAGATACAGTAATTTCCCAAGATCAAatcttttccaatttttttttattaaagtcaatcaatttaataatccACCAATCAAGCAAGACAGACGAAATTagattaaaatcttataaaaaGAAGTGCACAAACATAGGATACCAAGTTAAGTCAACTAAATTCTAGGGGAAAATTGAAGTATAATAAGGCAAAAAAACTCACCTGCGACATGATGATTGAGGTTTTGCAGCTGATCAATGAAGAAAGAGGGATGGCAAAAAGTCAGAGAAGGTTATGATAATGGGATGAGATGAGACTTTGGCGCTGAGTCTCTTGATATTTATAGAGCAGAAATTTATTGAaacaatacataaatattttaaataatctgATTTGACAGGTGATTTTGATtctgaatttgtttttctgatattttaattttattattttaaaattccattTTAATAAGTTTAGATAAGAATTTTAAAGTGTCAACATTATAgcatcatttttctattttttaccATTGTCTCTAATggttaaaatcaaaattaaatataaggCGAAAATAAAACCAGCCATTTAAGGCATAGTATCAATGTTGTTTTAATTAACACTTAAAAACagaacaatatttaattttattgtattaattttgatattaactaCTCCTATTATGGAATCATTactaacaaattttaaagctataatttttattttagtttcacaattaaataagtatTGTCTCTTGTTATAACTAGCTAAAAAGCAcataaattcattttctcataATGTCAATTTGCcaatataactatattttttttttcgttcttTCTTTAGAAAGTtctagaaattttattttattatagaaaagTAACTAGATCCCCCGCCGCCGCAcacaccaataaataaattgcacTTCTAAATTCagtatttcacattttatccaaaaatcacataaaatatctCTAAATTTATTG
The genomic region above belongs to Salvia hispanica cultivar TCC Black 2014 chromosome 3, UniMelb_Shisp_WGS_1.0, whole genome shotgun sequence and contains:
- the LOC125214986 gene encoding copper transport protein ATX1-like, whose amino-acid sequence is MSQTVELKVGMSCQGCVGAVKRVLGKLDGVESYDIDLEQQKVTVKGNVQPDVVLQTVSKTGKATAFWEAPPAEAPAAKAAEAEAPAAEAPVAEPEIKPSETVAAA